The following are from one region of the Leptospira kirschneri serovar Cynopteri str. 3522 CT genome:
- the lsa16 gene encoding E-cadherin-binding lipoprotein adhesin Lsa16 yields MKRNITLIVLSVGAALLLGACSKLAQVTNHKNCDPSLLNASLEPTVPIFADADSTSVVKERVTPGSIVRVYDYRNHEANPKPFVRVKTEKVEGWMNPRCLVVGQDPEKSVFTWGYRKDYVHFYSPDDHEHYPNGYEFEDYASLPKDKVPLAELAPELKK; encoded by the coding sequence ATGAAAAGAAATATTACACTCATCGTTCTGTCAGTTGGGGCCGCTCTTCTTTTGGGAGCGTGTTCTAAATTAGCCCAGGTAACCAATCATAAAAATTGTGATCCTTCCTTACTCAATGCATCTCTGGAGCCGACGGTTCCCATTTTTGCGGATGCTGATTCTACTTCTGTAGTAAAAGAAAGGGTAACTCCAGGTTCAATTGTAAGGGTTTATGATTATAGAAATCACGAAGCAAACCCAAAACCTTTTGTACGCGTAAAAACTGAAAAAGTAGAAGGATGGATGAATCCTCGTTGTTTAGTAGTAGGACAGGACCCAGAAAAGTCTGTTTTTACTTGGGGTTATCGTAAGGACTATGTTCACTTTTACAGTCCGGATGATCATGAACACTATCCTAATGGATACGAATTTGAGGATTATGCATCTCTTCCAAAGGATAAGGTTCCGTTGGCGGAGCTTGCTCCTGAGTTAAAGAAGTAA